From Micromonospora rhizosphaerae, the proteins below share one genomic window:
- a CDS encoding SDR family NAD(P)-dependent oxidoreductase, translating to MTSDQHPSVRRALITGASSGIGAAFASRLAADGWHLVLVARDLARLDATAAELTGRYGREVETISADLSTDDGCATVERRLTTGTPIELLVNNAGISLNTPFLRSAVEDEARLLRLNVLAVMRLTHAALGPMTARRSGTVINISSVAGFGVVMPGSTYSASKAWVTNFSESIGQSVAPLGVRVMALCPGYTRTGYHERAGIDMSSTPRWMWLKADDVVDEGLRDLGKGKLVSVPTWKYKLAVAGLRHAPRRLLRGVSRDTRGRVGRDDR from the coding sequence GTGACGTCCGACCAGCATCCCTCCGTACGACGGGCCCTGATCACCGGCGCCAGCTCCGGGATCGGGGCCGCCTTCGCCAGCCGGCTCGCCGCCGACGGATGGCACCTCGTCCTGGTCGCCCGGGACCTCGCCCGGCTCGACGCCACCGCCGCCGAGCTGACCGGCCGGTACGGCCGCGAGGTCGAGACGATCTCGGCGGATCTGTCCACCGACGACGGCTGCGCGACGGTGGAACGGCGGCTCACCACGGGCACGCCGATCGAGCTGCTGGTCAACAACGCGGGGATCAGCCTCAACACGCCCTTCCTGCGGTCGGCGGTCGAGGACGAGGCCCGGCTGCTGCGGCTGAACGTGCTCGCGGTGATGCGGCTGACCCACGCGGCCCTCGGCCCGATGACCGCGCGACGCAGCGGGACAGTGATAAATATCTCTTCGGTGGCCGGTTTCGGCGTGGTCATGCCCGGGTCGACGTACTCGGCCAGCAAGGCGTGGGTGACGAATTTCAGTGAATCGATCGGTCAGTCGGTGGCCCCGCTCGGGGTGCGGGTGATGGCGCTCTGCCCCGGCTACACCCGCACGGGCTACCACGAGCGGGCCGGCATCGACATGTCGTCCACGCCCCGGTGGATGTGGCTCAAGGCCGACGACGTGGTCGACGAAGGACTGCGTGACCTGGGAAAAGGCAAGCTGGTCAGCGTGCCGACGTGGAAGTACAAGCTGGCCGTGGCGGGCCTGCGGCACGCGCCGCGGCGGCTGCTGCGCGGGGTCTCCCGGGACACCCGGGGCCGGGTAGGTCGGGACGACCGCTGA
- the pyrE gene encoding orotate phosphoribosyltransferase — protein sequence MEAHDDLRKFVTDLAVVHGRVVLSSGREADWYVDLRRVTLHHRAAPLVGRVLLDLTADWEYDAVGGLTLGADPVALSMLHAASAADRPLDAFVVRKAGKAHGLQRRIEGPDVAGRRVLAVEDTSTTGGSVLTAVEALREAGAEVVGVAVIVDRGAGDAVRAAGLPYRAAYTLADLGLVA from the coding sequence ATGGAGGCCCACGACGACCTGCGTAAATTCGTTACCGACCTGGCGGTGGTCCATGGCCGGGTGGTGCTCTCCTCGGGTCGCGAGGCGGACTGGTACGTCGATCTGCGTCGCGTCACGCTCCATCACCGGGCGGCGCCCTTGGTCGGCCGGGTGCTGCTCGACCTCACCGCCGACTGGGAGTACGACGCCGTCGGTGGCCTGACCCTGGGCGCCGATCCGGTCGCCCTCTCGATGCTGCACGCGGCCTCCGCGGCCGATCGGCCGCTGGACGCTTTCGTGGTCCGCAAGGCGGGCAAGGCGCACGGCCTGCAGCGCCGCATCGAAGGGCCGGACGTCGCGGGGCGCCGGGTGCTGGCGGTCGAGGACACGTCGACCACGGGCGGCAGCGTGCTGACCGCCGTCGAGGCGCTGCGCGAGGCCGGGGCGGAGGTGGTGGGTGTGGCGGTTATTGTTGATCGAGGCGCCGGCGACGCGGTGCGAGCCGCCGGACTGCCGTATCGGGCGGCCTATACGTTGGCTGACCTCGGCCTTGTGGCGTAA
- a CDS encoding ArsR/SmtB family transcription factor, whose amino-acid sequence MEYVGTALAEMTMPQISPLAGEPIERADAERLAGVLKALADPARLRLLSLIQSAPEGEACVCDLTAPLGLSQPTVSHHLRILTEAGLLEREKRGVWAYYRLVPSAIATIADLLTPPRKRATKKAR is encoded by the coding sequence ATGGAATACGTGGGAACTGCGTTGGCTGAAATGACCATGCCTCAGATCTCGCCGCTTGCCGGCGAGCCGATCGAACGTGCCGATGCCGAGCGGCTCGCGGGGGTGCTGAAGGCCCTCGCGGATCCCGCCCGGCTGCGGCTGCTCAGCCTGATCCAGTCGGCCCCCGAGGGCGAGGCGTGCGTGTGTGACCTGACCGCGCCGCTCGGCCTCTCGCAGCCGACGGTCAGCCACCACCTGCGTATCCTCACCGAGGCCGGCTTGCTGGAGCGGGAGAAGCGCGGGGTATGGGCGTACTACCGGCTGGTGCCGAGCGCGATCGCGACGATCGCGGATCTGCTGACCCCGCCGCGCAAGCGGGCCACCAAGAAGGCTCGCTGA
- a CDS encoding DedA family protein, which produces MAVDTAEKTRIVSESVALNPLDPKDLIHTFGLVGVWVILFAETGLLVGFFFPGDSLLFLAGVAASPVADAIFGSGTRLSLAGLLIGGPLCAIVGAQLGHWLGARYGRRMFDRPNSRLFKREYVEKAEYYFQKFGPAKAVVLARFIPIVRTFLNPVAGVLGMPARQFLLWNIVGAILWVDGILLIGYLLADQIYNAIGDKIDRYILPVVALIILISVLPIVFEFLRDRRARKRGEAVAVVAASSAAGAVDAVRDALEDDDLRRRGQQGR; this is translated from the coding sequence GTGGCCGTGGACACAGCAGAGAAGACCCGGATCGTCTCCGAGAGCGTCGCCCTGAATCCGCTCGACCCGAAGGACCTGATTCACACCTTCGGGCTGGTCGGCGTCTGGGTGATCCTGTTCGCCGAGACCGGCCTGCTGGTCGGCTTCTTCTTCCCGGGCGACTCGCTGCTGTTCCTGGCCGGCGTGGCCGCGTCGCCGGTGGCGGACGCCATCTTCGGCAGCGGCACCCGGCTCTCGCTGGCCGGCCTGCTGATCGGCGGGCCGCTCTGCGCGATCGTCGGGGCCCAGCTCGGGCACTGGCTCGGAGCCCGGTACGGCCGCCGCATGTTCGACCGCCCCAACTCCCGCCTGTTCAAGCGGGAGTACGTGGAGAAGGCCGAGTACTACTTCCAGAAGTTCGGCCCGGCCAAGGCCGTGGTGCTGGCCCGGTTCATCCCGATCGTCCGCACGTTCCTCAACCCGGTCGCCGGGGTGCTCGGCATGCCGGCCCGGCAGTTCCTGCTCTGGAACATCGTCGGCGCGATCCTATGGGTGGACGGCATCCTGCTGATCGGCTACCTGCTCGCCGACCAGATCTACAACGCGATCGGCGACAAGATCGACCGGTACATCCTGCCGGTGGTCGCGCTGATCATCCTGATCTCGGTGCTGCCGATCGTCTTCGAGTTTCTCCGCGACCGGCGGGCGCGCAAGCGCGGCGAGGCGGTCGCGGTGGTCGCCGCGTCCAGCGCGGCGGGCGCGGTCGACGCGGTCCGGGACGCCCTCGAGGACGACGACCTCCGGCGCCGCGGCCAGCAGGGCCGCTGA
- a CDS encoding polynucleotide kinase-phosphatase has translation MSILDIPELALVALVGVSGSGKSTFARRHFLPSQVLSSDDFRAMVADDENDQSASADAFDVLHYAAGKRLRAGRLTVVDATNLQPHARAALVKVAREHDVLPVAIVLDVPEALAWERTGARADRTFGRQVLTRMQRDLRRTYGQLAREGFRKVHVLRGVEEIDAAEIRYERLYNDRRELTGPFDIVGDVHGCREELEALLLRLGYELRRDDAGRPVDAAHPAGRTAVFVGDLVDRGPDSPGVLRLVMGMVAAEHAICVPGNHEQKLLPKLRGRDVRLTHGLAETMAQLAAEPESFVAEVAAFVDGLVSHFVLDGGRLVVAHAGLKEEYQGRASGRVRAFALFGETTGEADEYGLPVRYPWAGDYRGRAMVVYGHTPNPEPEWVNNTICVDTGCVFGGKLTALRYPEKELVSVPAVKEWYAPARPLVPPTPARPDTVLDLADVTGRRHVEHAYGSLTVPAENAAAALEVMSRFAVDPGRLVWLPPTMAPCSTSTVDGFLEHPAQAFADYRAAGVDRVVCEEKHMGSRAVVLVEREPGRFGGGVVHTRTGRPFFGPPLDDELLERVRAAVTTAGLWAELETDWLLLDCELLPWSAKAGGLIREQYAGVGAAGRAALPAVLATLDAAAGRGLPVGELRGRMADRAAEVEAYSAAYRAYVGPTEGLRGVTLAPFAVLAGAGASYADRDHGWHLDLADRLCAADPEFFTSTRRRVVDLTDAAAVAATTDWWLTLTATGGEGMVVKPYAGLAARSPKGSLLQPGIKCRGREYLRIIYGPGYTGPGQLAALRRRSLGRKRGLALREHALGLAALQALAEDAPLWRRHELVFAILACESEPVDPRL, from the coding sequence ATGAGCATTCTCGACATCCCTGAACTCGCCCTGGTGGCGCTGGTCGGCGTCTCCGGTTCGGGCAAGTCCACCTTCGCCCGGCGGCACTTCCTCCCCAGCCAGGTGCTCTCCTCGGACGACTTCCGGGCGATGGTCGCCGACGACGAGAACGACCAGTCAGCCTCAGCCGACGCGTTCGACGTGCTGCACTACGCCGCCGGCAAGCGGCTGCGCGCCGGGCGGCTCACCGTGGTGGACGCGACCAATCTTCAGCCGCACGCCCGGGCGGCGCTGGTGAAGGTGGCCCGGGAGCACGACGTGCTGCCGGTGGCGATCGTGCTGGACGTGCCGGAGGCGCTGGCCTGGGAGCGTACCGGGGCGCGGGCCGACCGGACCTTCGGCCGGCAGGTGCTCACCCGGATGCAGCGTGACCTGCGGCGGACGTACGGGCAGCTGGCCCGGGAGGGCTTCCGCAAGGTGCACGTGCTGCGCGGCGTCGAGGAGATCGACGCCGCCGAGATCCGGTACGAGCGGCTCTACAACGACCGGCGGGAGCTGACCGGGCCGTTCGACATCGTCGGTGACGTGCACGGCTGCCGCGAGGAGCTGGAGGCGCTGCTGCTCCGGCTCGGCTACGAGCTGCGCCGCGACGACGCGGGCCGCCCGGTGGACGCGGCGCACCCGGCTGGTCGTACCGCGGTCTTCGTGGGTGACCTGGTGGACCGCGGCCCGGACTCGCCCGGGGTGCTCCGCCTGGTGATGGGCATGGTGGCGGCCGAGCACGCGATCTGCGTGCCGGGCAACCACGAGCAGAAGCTGCTGCCCAAGCTGCGCGGCCGGGACGTGCGGCTCACCCACGGCCTGGCCGAGACGATGGCCCAGCTGGCGGCGGAGCCGGAGAGCTTCGTCGCGGAGGTCGCGGCGTTCGTCGACGGCCTGGTCAGCCACTTCGTGCTGGACGGCGGCCGGCTGGTGGTCGCGCACGCCGGGCTGAAGGAGGAGTACCAGGGCCGCGCGTCCGGCCGGGTCCGCGCATTCGCGCTCTTCGGGGAGACGACCGGCGAGGCCGACGAGTACGGCCTGCCGGTCCGTTACCCGTGGGCGGGCGACTACCGGGGCCGGGCCATGGTCGTGTACGGGCACACCCCCAACCCGGAGCCGGAGTGGGTGAACAACACCATCTGCGTCGACACCGGCTGCGTCTTCGGTGGGAAGCTGACGGCCCTGCGCTACCCGGAGAAGGAGCTGGTCTCGGTCCCGGCGGTCAAGGAGTGGTACGCCCCGGCCCGCCCGCTGGTCCCCCCCACGCCGGCCCGCCCGGACACCGTGCTGGACCTGGCCGACGTCACCGGTCGCCGGCACGTCGAGCACGCGTACGGCTCGCTGACCGTGCCGGCGGAGAACGCCGCCGCGGCGCTGGAGGTGATGAGCCGGTTCGCGGTCGACCCGGGTCGGCTGGTCTGGCTGCCGCCGACCATGGCGCCCTGCTCGACCTCGACCGTCGACGGCTTCCTGGAGCACCCGGCGCAGGCGTTCGCCGACTACCGGGCGGCGGGGGTCGACCGGGTGGTCTGCGAGGAGAAGCACATGGGCTCGCGGGCCGTGGTGCTGGTCGAGCGGGAGCCCGGACGGTTCGGCGGCGGGGTGGTGCACACCCGCACCGGCCGGCCGTTCTTCGGTCCGCCGCTCGACGACGAGCTGCTGGAGCGGGTTCGGGCGGCGGTGACCACCGCCGGCCTCTGGGCCGAGCTGGAGACGGACTGGCTGCTGCTCGACTGCGAGCTGCTGCCCTGGTCGGCGAAGGCGGGCGGGCTGATCCGCGAGCAGTACGCGGGCGTCGGCGCGGCCGGCCGCGCCGCGCTGCCCGCGGTGCTCGCCACGCTGGACGCGGCGGCTGGTCGGGGCCTGCCGGTGGGCGAGCTGCGCGGCCGGATGGCCGACCGGGCGGCGGAGGTCGAGGCGTACTCGGCGGCGTACCGGGCGTACGTCGGGCCGACCGAGGGGCTGCGCGGAGTGACCCTCGCGCCGTTCGCGGTGCTGGCCGGGGCCGGGGCGAGCTACGCGGACCGGGACCACGGCTGGCACCTCGACCTGGCTGACCGGCTCTGCGCCGCCGACCCGGAGTTCTTCACGTCGACCCGGCGGCGGGTGGTCGACCTGACCGACGCCGCGGCGGTGGCGGCGACGACCGACTGGTGGCTGACGCTCACCGCCACGGGTGGGGAAGGCATGGTGGTCAAGCCGTACGCGGGCCTGGCCGCCCGGTCGCCGAAGGGGTCGCTGCTCCAGCCCGGGATCAAGTGCCGGGGCCGGGAGTACCTGCGGATCATCTACGGTCCCGGCTACACCGGGCCGGGGCAGCTCGCCGCCCTGCGCCGCCGGTCGCTGGGCCGCAAGCGCGGCCTGGCCCTGCGCGAGCACGCCCTCGGCCTGGCCGCCCTCCAGGCCCTGGCGGAGGACGCCCCGCTCTGGCGCCGCCACGAGTTGGTCTTCGCCATCCTCGCCTGCGAGTCGGAGCCGGTCGACCCCCGCCTCTGA
- a CDS encoding 3' terminal RNA ribose 2'-O-methyltransferase Hen1 translates to MLLTLTTTHRPATDLGHLLVKHPDRLQSFDLPAGTAHVLYPEADDQRCTAALLVEVDPLRLGGGRGRGKAQAATPDSFTLGQYVNDRPYAASSLLSSALAKVFRSALRGESRDRPELAATAIPLEIRVPVLRCRGGAELAVRVFAPLGWTVTATPIPLDEAYPAWGDSRYVDLTLTGTLRVAEALNHLYVLLPVLDDAKHYWVAPDEIEKLLRAGAGWLADHPERTLITRRYLAHRRALAGQALARLAELRLADEPPADDSMPDEDQIAPPPRASLAVRRREAVLAALAASGATRVLDLGCGGGALLTALVADRRYTEIVGTDVSTHALTLAARRLRLDRLPERQRDRIRLWQSALTYRDDRLRGSDAAVLMEVIEHVDPPRLPALEDAVLGHARPGTVVVTTPNAEYNVRYEGLGAGRFRHADHRFEWTRAEFADWVDRVTAAYGYTATISGIGDDDPEVGTPTQMAVLSRKEESTR, encoded by the coding sequence GTGCTGCTCACCCTGACCACGACCCACCGCCCCGCGACCGACCTCGGCCACCTTCTCGTCAAGCACCCGGACCGGCTGCAGAGCTTCGACCTGCCGGCCGGCACCGCGCACGTGCTCTACCCCGAGGCGGATGACCAGCGGTGCACGGCGGCCCTGCTGGTCGAGGTCGACCCGCTGCGGCTGGGCGGCGGGCGCGGTCGCGGAAAGGCCCAGGCGGCCACCCCGGACAGCTTCACCCTCGGCCAGTACGTCAACGACCGGCCGTACGCCGCGTCCAGCCTGCTCTCCTCGGCGCTGGCCAAGGTGTTCCGGTCGGCGCTGCGCGGCGAGTCCCGGGATCGCCCGGAGCTGGCCGCCACGGCGATCCCCCTGGAGATCCGGGTGCCGGTGCTGCGCTGCCGGGGCGGTGCCGAGCTGGCTGTCCGGGTCTTCGCCCCGCTCGGCTGGACGGTGACGGCCACCCCGATCCCGCTGGACGAGGCGTACCCGGCGTGGGGCGACAGCCGGTACGTGGACCTGACGCTGACTGGCACGCTGCGGGTCGCCGAGGCGCTCAACCACCTGTACGTCCTGCTGCCCGTGCTGGACGACGCCAAGCACTACTGGGTGGCGCCGGACGAGATCGAGAAGCTGCTCCGGGCTGGCGCCGGCTGGCTCGCCGACCACCCGGAGCGGACCCTGATCACCCGCCGCTACCTGGCGCACCGGCGTGCCCTGGCCGGTCAGGCCCTGGCCCGCCTCGCCGAGCTGCGCCTGGCCGACGAGCCCCCGGCCGACGACAGCATGCCCGACGAGGACCAGATCGCGCCGCCTCCGCGCGCCTCGCTGGCCGTACGGCGGCGGGAGGCGGTGCTCGCCGCGCTGGCGGCCAGCGGCGCCACCCGGGTGCTGGACCTGGGCTGCGGCGGCGGCGCCCTGCTCACCGCGCTGGTCGCCGACCGGCGGTACACCGAGATCGTCGGCACCGACGTCTCCACCCACGCGCTGACCCTGGCCGCCCGCCGGCTGCGGCTGGACCGGCTCCCGGAGCGGCAGCGCGACCGGATCCGGCTGTGGCAGTCCGCGCTGACCTACCGGGACGACCGGCTGCGCGGGTCCGACGCGGCGGTGCTGATGGAGGTCATCGAGCACGTGGACCCGCCGCGGCTGCCGGCGCTGGAGGACGCCGTCCTCGGTCACGCCCGACCGGGCACGGTGGTGGTGACCACCCCGAACGCCGAGTACAACGTCCGCTACGAGGGGCTGGGCGCGGGCCGGTTCCGGCACGCCGACCACCGTTTCGAGTGGACCCGGGCCGAGTTCGCCGACTGGGTCGACCGGGTCACCGCCGCGTACGGCTACACCGCCACCATCAGCGGGATCGGCGACGACGACCCCGAGGTGGGAACCCCCACCCAGATGGCCGTGCTGAGCAGGAAGGAGGAGAGCACCCGATGA
- a CDS encoding LPXTG cell wall anchor domain-containing protein codes for MLKNSTRRWLAGLGVAGAFVAASATPALAADPTIADAKGAEGFALYANDVIVAPGGPEKWISLYSLVDEPFTDYTVKVDRSAVDGFADVQAPDGCTPADAILTCTVKNDGEPDLDLLSLTVLPRDGAKAGQEGQLAFTVTTPNAGSASYRSTVTVGEGVDLTSEPFVQLTGTPGSTVKSPLAVGNQGKTDAKGAVLFFFGSYALAPAKRYENCEYFEDNFDTYAYACTLDATVAADGSAKLDDSFGFAIPGDAWAPNTDHGFAIWMTPADWQAFRSQVPDFGKSAKGDEGVLQLTPSAPAPALARAMGQTDVDPTNNETMIELTVKGNQKADVAASGATVDASVGATVPVTVGFTNNGPAAINAGGENGIYTLALVTVPKGTTAVKAPESCVDAEGEFGEDPGKPGASVYACFLPEVIGKGKKAQFPFSLRIDKAGSLAGKVELVHGGPDETLLKDLNPANDTAQILVNAAAGNGGGDGDGDGDGDGGTLPLTGSSTGLIAGIGGLLLLAGAGGYLVARRRRTHFVA; via the coding sequence ATGCTCAAAAACTCCACCCGGCGCTGGCTCGCCGGGTTGGGCGTCGCAGGCGCGTTCGTCGCCGCCTCCGCCACCCCCGCCCTCGCAGCCGACCCCACCATCGCGGACGCAAAGGGGGCCGAGGGCTTCGCGCTGTACGCGAACGACGTCATCGTGGCTCCGGGCGGACCGGAGAAGTGGATTTCGCTCTACTCGCTGGTGGACGAGCCGTTCACCGACTACACGGTCAAGGTGGACCGGAGCGCCGTCGACGGCTTCGCCGACGTGCAGGCGCCGGACGGTTGCACCCCGGCGGACGCCATCCTGACCTGCACCGTCAAGAACGACGGGGAGCCGGACCTGGACCTGCTCTCCCTCACGGTGCTGCCGCGGGACGGAGCCAAGGCCGGGCAGGAGGGCCAGCTCGCGTTCACCGTCACCACTCCCAACGCCGGGAGCGCCAGCTACCGCTCCACCGTCACCGTGGGCGAAGGGGTCGACCTGACCTCGGAGCCCTTCGTTCAGTTGACCGGCACCCCGGGCAGCACGGTGAAGTCGCCGCTTGCGGTGGGTAACCAGGGCAAGACCGACGCCAAGGGTGCCGTGCTGTTCTTCTTCGGCTCTTACGCACTCGCTCCAGCCAAGCGGTACGAGAACTGCGAGTACTTCGAGGACAACTTCGACACCTACGCCTACGCGTGCACCCTCGACGCCACAGTGGCGGCCGACGGCAGCGCGAAGCTGGACGACTCGTTCGGCTTCGCCATCCCCGGTGACGCCTGGGCGCCGAACACCGACCACGGCTTCGCGATCTGGATGACCCCCGCGGACTGGCAGGCTTTCCGGTCGCAGGTGCCCGACTTCGGCAAGAGCGCGAAGGGCGACGAGGGCGTCCTGCAGCTCACGCCGTCCGCTCCCGCTCCGGCTCTGGCCCGCGCGATGGGGCAGACCGACGTCGACCCGACCAACAACGAGACCATGATCGAGCTGACGGTCAAGGGCAACCAGAAGGCCGACGTGGCGGCCAGCGGTGCCACGGTGGATGCCTCGGTCGGTGCCACCGTCCCGGTCACGGTCGGCTTCACCAACAACGGCCCCGCGGCCATCAACGCCGGTGGCGAGAACGGCATCTACACGCTGGCGCTGGTGACCGTGCCCAAGGGCACCACGGCGGTCAAGGCACCGGAGTCCTGCGTGGACGCCGAGGGCGAGTTCGGGGAGGACCCGGGTAAGCCCGGTGCCTCGGTCTACGCCTGCTTCCTGCCGGAGGTGATCGGCAAGGGCAAGAAGGCGCAGTTCCCGTTCTCCCTCCGCATCGACAAGGCCGGCAGTCTCGCCGGCAAGGTCGAGCTGGTGCACGGTGGCCCGGACGAGACTCTGCTCAAGGACCTGAACCCGGCCAACGACACCGCGCAGATCCTGGTCAACGCGGCCGCCGGCAACGGCGGCGGCGACGGTGACGGTGACGGTGACGGTGACGGCGGCACCCTGCCGCTCACCGGTAGCTCCACCGGCCTGATCGCCGGCATCGGCGGCCTGCTGTTGCTCGCTGGCGCCGGCGGCTACCTGGTGGCCCGCCGCCGCCGCACCCACTTCGTCGCCTGA
- a CDS encoding SigE family RNA polymerase sigma factor, translating into MTYEEFADSRLGALLRYAVMLTGDPHQAQDLVQDTMVRVQLNWRRVARTDSPERYVRRMLTNQYVDWRRGSWARRVLLRGEPDEAVPAPTDHAQSAVDRDQIWSWLSRLPRRQRATLVLRYYEDLPDAEIAEILGCAVGTVRSCISRALATLRAEYVEVCS; encoded by the coding sequence GTGACGTACGAGGAGTTCGCCGACTCGCGGCTGGGCGCCCTGCTGCGGTACGCGGTCATGCTGACCGGGGATCCGCACCAGGCGCAGGACCTGGTGCAGGACACCATGGTGCGGGTCCAGCTGAACTGGCGCCGCGTGGCGCGGACCGACTCCCCGGAGCGGTACGTCCGCCGGATGCTCACCAACCAGTACGTCGACTGGCGGCGCGGCTCGTGGGCCCGCCGGGTGCTGCTGCGCGGCGAGCCGGACGAGGCGGTGCCGGCGCCGACCGACCACGCCCAGTCCGCGGTGGACCGGGACCAGATCTGGTCCTGGCTCTCGCGGCTGCCTCGCCGCCAGCGGGCCACGCTGGTGCTGCGGTACTACGAGGACCTGCCGGACGCCGAGATCGCCGAGATCCTCGGCTGCGCCGTCGGCACCGTCCGCTCCTGCATCTCGCGCGCCCTGGCCACCCTCCGAGCCGAGTACGTGGAGGTCTGCTCATGA
- a CDS encoding LCP family protein, whose translation MIEDELRAAFARHEPLTPPTGPVRAAIERTVVRRRRRRFRLRLGGTALALVAAALAGFTAVAPRQPETPNLLGEPAPPTPTGALNVLLLGVDAAGPDETRRADSILLVHVPADRSRLYLVSLPRDLLVPIPGHGEDKLNHAFAYGATSANPELVRGYDLTRQVVAQFTGIRIDAGAVLTYRATRELTDAVDGVPVCLPASIRSHHTLRVYPAGCQQLDGAAAVDVLRQRFDMPDGGLDRDRNAERYAAGLLRRLQERDGLTDPVLVSKLIGQAGSGLVTDTGDTSLPALISAARKAAVAEPVPLGLPVRYVEERPYGFRLDPKLAPGFLDALRTDRLGEWSAAHPDQVTRLR comes from the coding sequence ATGATCGAGGACGAGCTGCGGGCCGCCTTCGCCCGGCACGAGCCGCTGACCCCGCCCACCGGGCCGGTCCGGGCCGCCATCGAGCGGACCGTGGTCCGCCGCCGGCGTCGCCGCTTCCGCCTGCGGCTCGGCGGTACGGCGTTGGCGCTGGTCGCCGCCGCCCTGGCCGGGTTCACCGCGGTCGCGCCGCGGCAGCCGGAGACCCCGAACCTGCTCGGTGAGCCGGCACCGCCGACGCCCACCGGCGCGCTGAACGTGCTGCTGCTCGGCGTCGACGCCGCCGGCCCCGACGAAACCCGGCGGGCCGACTCCATCCTGCTCGTGCACGTTCCGGCGGACCGGAGCCGGCTCTACCTCGTTTCCCTCCCGCGTGACCTGCTGGTGCCGATTCCCGGGCACGGGGAGGACAAGCTCAACCACGCCTTCGCCTACGGCGCCACATCGGCGAATCCCGAGCTGGTCCGTGGCTACGACCTCACCCGGCAGGTGGTCGCCCAGTTCACCGGCATACGGATCGACGCGGGTGCGGTACTGACCTACCGGGCGACGCGGGAACTCACCGACGCGGTCGACGGCGTGCCGGTCTGCCTGCCGGCCAGCATCCGCTCGCACCACACCCTGCGGGTCTACCCCGCCGGCTGCCAGCAGCTCGACGGCGCCGCCGCAGTGGACGTGCTCCGGCAGCGCTTCGACATGCCCGACGGCGGCCTGGACCGCGACCGTAACGCGGAGCGGTACGCGGCCGGGCTGCTCCGCCGGCTCCAGGAGCGGGACGGGCTGACGGATCCCGTGCTGGTCTCGAAGCTGATCGGTCAGGCCGGCTCCGGCCTGGTGACCGACACCGGCGACACGTCCCTGCCGGCGCTGATCTCGGCGGCCAGGAAGGCGGCCGTCGCCGAGCCGGTCCCGCTCGGGCTGCCGGTCCGGTATGTGGAGGAACGCCCGTACGGATTCCGGCTCGACCCCAAGCTGGCCCCCGGATTCCTCGACGCGCTCCGGACCGACCGGCTCGGGGAGTGGAGCGCCGCTCACCCCGATCAGGTCACCAGGCTGCGCTGA
- a CDS encoding phage holin family protein, whose translation MGFLIRLVITAIALWITTLIVPGVEVTGRSTADTVLTLVVVALIFGVVNAVLKPVIKVFGCVFYLLTLGLFALVVNALLFLLTDRIARGLDLPFRVDGFWAAFWGAIVVAVVSWLISVALPDRLEAR comes from the coding sequence GTGGGCTTCCTGATCCGACTGGTGATCACCGCGATCGCGCTGTGGATCACGACCCTGATCGTGCCCGGGGTCGAAGTGACCGGGCGGTCGACGGCGGACACGGTGCTCACCCTAGTCGTGGTGGCCCTCATCTTCGGCGTGGTGAACGCGGTCCTCAAGCCGGTCATCAAGGTGTTCGGCTGCGTGTTCTACCTGCTCACCCTGGGCCTCTTCGCGCTCGTGGTGAACGCGCTGCTGTTCCTGCTGACCGACCGGATCGCCCGGGGCCTGGACCTGCCGTTCCGGGTGGACGGCTTCTGGGCCGCCTTCTGGGGCGCGATCGTGGTGGCGGTGGTCAGCTGGCTGATCAGCGTCGCCCTGCCGGACAGACTGGAGGCGCGGTGA